In Providencia zhijiangensis, a single window of DNA contains:
- a CDS encoding DUF411 domain-containing protein — translation MKKLLFTALLAASFSSVAASQVVDLYKEESCGCCHLWGEAVKAAGYDVKIHDVTYQEIDKINQEANLPNSLRSCHTAKINGKLVVGHVPLDSLAKINTLPDDVAGIAVGGMPAGSLGMEQPSGFKQAYSVMSFKKDGSQSVFARY, via the coding sequence ATGAAAAAATTGTTATTCACTGCACTATTGGCGGCGTCATTTTCCTCTGTTGCAGCAAGCCAAGTTGTTGACCTGTACAAAGAAGAAAGTTGCGGTTGCTGCCATCTTTGGGGCGAAGCAGTAAAAGCCGCAGGTTATGACGTGAAAATTCACGATGTCACCTATCAAGAGATCGATAAAATCAATCAAGAAGCCAATTTACCTAACTCATTACGCAGCTGCCATACCGCCAAAATTAATGGCAAATTGGTTGTTGGTCACGTTCCTCTCGATAGCTTAGCGAAAATCAATACACTACCTGATGACGTTGCAGGTATTGCTGTCGGAGGTATGCCAGCGGGCAGCTTAGGTATGGAGCAACCAAGCGGATTTAAACAAGCCTATTCAGTGATGAGTTTTAAAAAGGATGGTAGCCAATCCGTATTTGCTCGTTATTAG